In one Stieleria sp. JC731 genomic region, the following are encoded:
- a CDS encoding protein kinase domain-containing protein: protein MTSPPPVEFQPGMEIVPGYTLIAPLGSGMAGDVWQAQAAGGIKVALKIVRSLKDVGGRKELKALKTIRDVHHPNLCPLFGFWTKDASGRILADGETEELTLDSVHSAPPNPFPGTTNQPPSPPGASQPSDAEIGGTMAIDPTMHGSFDPSFGLSPDSAISEPLESPDNQPPKRRITAEQLIVVMGLGDCTLYDRLRYVRQEAGLPPSDLETPLGIEPEETIRYLRAAASAIDLLNHEHDVYHFDIKPQNILLVGGEAQVCDFGLAKKIERDVRATQQTHATPAYASPEILEGEHLSTTSGENLYVDQYSLAVTYYELRTGLLPFDVTTHASMIAAKSTGNLDLTALTPPERKVLQKALQRDPKKRYRSCSDMITALAVASGVEKSGGITVTRILSTIATLLLVSTIGVTSWWYFFPESFYSFVNQGEINTARELLARTQASYDRTDQQAFAESSFTLINVVLSEAGDLASSAPVSLTENNEVDLRTSSQLLFANAADRLVNRVHQTLAEIEASGKSIRNSDKRSALHDCFQMLNVDAESPTEQQASVKQSINNGMQQWSDSENEELIESHRQFNQLLAAANLRWRLLEDSAIIRDDIQTVRTALEEQSPTFDQADSLSTPLCALLVAVADTIGQPIQSWTVNDWLADDLRADFARAEKLVGLDSGLEPYLSRWLKIRDQYISAVEPVATGVVTNSNIANSVLDEVRSDFPLLETDRLIARLRESIIDNDWSTTTALLQKLDTASNLDAPRKTLVSLVHTLNQIRAKQTAMPELRVALETSGITLANVRSLNIGPVIESFIRATNAELLANSFTPNQIDFKRQVESLLAIETQFGVQVSPAAFAVPLAAALILPSDDVVSRSGEIAPTLLTCIDRVSSSERYRCLAGALRIESMIRGGGKNQLAEASDAIGNGQSSILDLVSNAYHPFLQCCVAAINGEATDPGSSTLRNKSRVAIELLDNWRLKNGADMMALKAIELSDIRNDEIANLRYRPGTTQDAKLTRAFDYLRVGKLFNDHIQDEVSLQLECERLIQSVALSAGDPETVRIPNRLGQAYRLNLPSLPDSSQLDLAIHSVAMSYFQRASDTEAKRLIANQLVFKPTIKLLNRFGMEQFGPDKGESVTKSHLLKNVIKPTIETVLIPQMHLESNDIIPKPSSGPTTDADITKLFCKLTSTVYTDQTVVKLYEDDPDQRLRILIATTFLSLEDPQFDPDHRSEYLNRIAQAFFAMEKRDGESMLRFANRSAAMGATPVMESRWRADAYRLIGDATNDPAEKSDHFAMARSLYQQAVNRIATAENMTVRSKAQRFEALVDAAAIGVRLAYLSDDVAIKLPILKSSFEEITAALDSYEPNLSEFVTWTLAGTWTTKGNICEDIAFYCSAGDTEEEVERRKRFFDLTVEAFQKAMDTGQKDLKAQFSLGRALFRRASFYTGSEKQAILDQAADAFDVPPTDQQFDEDRFIAAEWLVWKMQIEQARGNSSDALRMAEQIMDLVASSELADHPGRVHLLWGTILVLGENARFSQSIEGLKRCGDAGTASEFLRTMGTLTDLVTRSEDPKLFTYVIETIVGRRPKLPQFSEESQEAVQLSKISTRAIFELSERLAMSQQSSISNTKVADLQDGARLLLNHLQPQSQGETRQLAQLLDDAQRILSNRNERQAIELAYRFARLVRDTDSLSPFLKSRANAIAMYSLMFWERSALESVKDLDTVEGMLQVKEKYQDEFDAERSETLIACLKTSAKLASSQDPKTAEAAQKAIEMIKAITE, encoded by the coding sequence ATGACCAGTCCTCCACCTGTCGAATTCCAACCAGGAATGGAAATCGTCCCCGGATATACACTGATCGCCCCATTGGGCAGTGGAATGGCTGGGGACGTATGGCAGGCACAAGCAGCTGGCGGAATCAAGGTTGCACTTAAAATCGTTCGCTCCCTGAAAGACGTCGGAGGACGAAAGGAGCTCAAGGCGCTCAAAACCATTCGGGACGTTCACCACCCGAACCTCTGCCCGCTATTTGGGTTTTGGACCAAGGACGCCAGTGGTCGAATCTTGGCCGATGGCGAGACGGAAGAACTAACCCTGGATTCGGTCCATTCGGCTCCACCAAACCCATTTCCTGGGACCACAAATCAGCCTCCTTCACCGCCCGGCGCGTCTCAACCTTCGGATGCCGAAATTGGCGGAACGATGGCGATCGATCCAACCATGCACGGTTCTTTCGATCCGTCGTTTGGTCTGTCACCGGACTCTGCAATCAGCGAGCCACTGGAGTCTCCGGATAATCAACCGCCCAAGCGAAGAATCACTGCCGAGCAATTGATCGTCGTCATGGGGCTCGGTGACTGCACGCTCTATGACCGCTTGCGATACGTCCGCCAAGAAGCCGGGCTTCCGCCGTCGGACTTGGAAACTCCTTTGGGGATTGAACCGGAGGAAACGATTCGGTACTTGCGTGCGGCCGCTAGCGCGATCGACTTGCTCAACCACGAGCATGACGTCTACCACTTTGACATTAAACCGCAAAACATTTTATTGGTTGGTGGCGAAGCACAAGTCTGTGACTTTGGTCTGGCCAAAAAGATTGAACGTGATGTCCGCGCAACACAACAGACTCACGCGACACCCGCCTATGCATCGCCAGAGATTTTGGAAGGCGAGCACCTTTCGACCACATCAGGCGAAAACCTCTATGTCGACCAGTATTCACTCGCCGTCACCTACTACGAGTTGCGAACTGGGTTGCTTCCATTTGATGTGACAACCCATGCCAGCATGATCGCGGCAAAGTCAACGGGCAATCTTGACTTGACGGCGCTGACGCCGCCGGAACGGAAAGTCCTTCAAAAGGCACTGCAGCGTGATCCCAAGAAACGCTACCGTTCTTGCAGCGATATGATCACGGCACTGGCAGTCGCGTCAGGAGTCGAGAAAAGCGGCGGCATCACCGTCACTCGCATCCTGTCCACGATCGCCACACTTCTGCTAGTCTCGACAATCGGAGTCACCTCGTGGTGGTATTTTTTCCCTGAGAGCTTCTATAGCTTTGTTAATCAAGGTGAGATCAATACCGCTCGTGAATTGCTTGCCCGAACGCAAGCAAGCTACGACCGCACGGATCAACAGGCATTCGCCGAGTCGAGCTTCACGTTGATCAATGTGGTCTTAAGCGAAGCCGGTGATCTTGCATCCAGTGCGCCGGTTTCGCTGACTGAAAACAACGAGGTGGATTTGCGCACCAGTAGTCAACTGCTGTTTGCAAATGCGGCCGACCGTCTAGTCAACCGAGTTCATCAGACGCTGGCTGAAATCGAAGCGTCTGGAAAGTCGATTCGCAATTCTGACAAACGGTCTGCACTGCATGACTGTTTCCAAATGCTAAACGTCGATGCCGAATCACCGACCGAACAGCAGGCATCCGTCAAGCAATCGATCAACAATGGAATGCAGCAGTGGTCTGATTCCGAGAACGAAGAACTTATTGAATCCCATCGTCAGTTCAATCAACTGCTAGCCGCAGCGAATCTCCGCTGGAGACTTCTAGAGGATTCAGCAATCATTCGCGACGATATTCAAACCGTACGAACCGCGTTAGAAGAACAGTCGCCAACGTTTGATCAAGCCGATTCGTTAAGCACTCCGCTGTGTGCTTTACTCGTTGCTGTGGCGGATACCATTGGCCAACCGATTCAATCCTGGACCGTCAACGATTGGTTGGCTGATGACCTGAGGGCGGACTTCGCAAGAGCAGAAAAGCTAGTCGGACTCGACAGTGGGCTAGAACCTTACCTGTCACGCTGGTTAAAAATCCGCGATCAATACATTAGTGCCGTCGAACCGGTGGCGACCGGAGTTGTCACCAACTCCAATATCGCCAACTCAGTTTTAGATGAAGTCCGAAGCGACTTCCCTCTGCTAGAGACCGACCGTCTGATCGCTCGGCTCCGAGAATCGATTATTGACAACGACTGGTCGACCACGACAGCACTGCTGCAAAAACTGGATACCGCGTCCAATCTCGATGCCCCTCGAAAAACGTTGGTGAGCCTTGTTCACACGCTGAACCAGATTCGTGCTAAGCAAACGGCAATGCCAGAACTGCGTGTTGCTTTGGAAACCAGCGGGATCACGCTCGCCAATGTCAGGTCTTTAAATATTGGACCGGTCATCGAAAGTTTTATCCGTGCGACCAACGCAGAACTGCTCGCCAATTCATTCACGCCAAATCAGATCGATTTCAAGCGACAAGTCGAATCGCTACTCGCTATCGAAACACAGTTCGGTGTCCAGGTTTCTCCGGCCGCGTTTGCGGTTCCCTTGGCGGCCGCATTGATACTGCCCAGTGACGATGTGGTTTCGCGTAGCGGTGAAATCGCCCCAACGCTGCTTACCTGCATCGATCGAGTCAGTTCCAGCGAACGTTACCGCTGCTTGGCCGGCGCGTTGCGAATCGAGAGCATGATACGTGGCGGCGGTAAAAACCAACTCGCAGAGGCAAGCGATGCGATTGGCAATGGACAGTCATCCATACTAGACCTCGTTTCTAACGCATATCATCCGTTTCTGCAGTGCTGTGTCGCTGCGATCAATGGTGAGGCAACTGATCCTGGTAGCTCTACACTGCGAAATAAATCTCGTGTGGCAATTGAGCTTCTGGACAATTGGCGATTGAAAAACGGGGCCGACATGATGGCGCTAAAAGCAATCGAATTGTCCGACATTCGAAATGACGAAATTGCGAATCTACGATATCGCCCTGGAACAACGCAGGACGCAAAGCTTACACGAGCGTTCGACTATTTACGTGTCGGCAAACTTTTCAATGACCACATCCAAGACGAAGTTTCACTTCAGCTCGAATGCGAACGATTGATCCAATCGGTAGCCCTCAGTGCTGGCGATCCGGAAACAGTTCGAATACCAAATCGTCTTGGCCAGGCTTACCGATTGAATCTGCCTTCGCTCCCGGATTCCAGTCAACTGGACCTCGCAATTCACAGCGTCGCGATGAGCTACTTCCAAAGAGCATCCGACACAGAAGCCAAGAGGCTCATTGCCAATCAGTTGGTGTTCAAGCCAACCATCAAGCTTCTCAATCGTTTTGGCATGGAACAGTTCGGTCCCGATAAGGGAGAGTCGGTTACAAAATCCCATCTGCTGAAAAACGTGATCAAGCCCACCATCGAAACGGTATTGATCCCTCAAATGCATCTTGAGTCCAACGACATCATTCCGAAGCCGTCATCCGGACCAACGACTGATGCTGACATCACCAAACTATTCTGCAAGCTGACATCAACGGTCTACACCGACCAAACCGTTGTCAAGCTTTACGAGGATGATCCCGATCAACGACTTCGAATCCTCATTGCGACCACGTTTTTGAGTTTAGAAGATCCACAATTTGATCCGGATCATCGCAGTGAATACCTGAACCGCATCGCTCAAGCTTTCTTCGCAATGGAAAAGCGAGACGGAGAGTCCATGCTTCGGTTTGCAAATCGATCCGCAGCAATGGGTGCGACTCCGGTCATGGAATCTCGCTGGCGTGCCGATGCCTACCGGTTAATCGGAGATGCGACCAATGACCCGGCCGAAAAATCGGACCATTTCGCGATGGCACGATCGCTCTATCAACAGGCTGTGAATCGAATCGCTACGGCTGAAAACATGACGGTGCGATCGAAAGCTCAACGTTTCGAAGCTTTGGTCGATGCCGCTGCGATCGGTGTCCGACTCGCCTATCTATCGGACGATGTTGCAATCAAGCTGCCGATACTGAAGTCATCTTTCGAAGAAATTACCGCCGCCTTAGATAGCTACGAACCAAATCTAAGCGAATTCGTTACCTGGACACTTGCCGGAACTTGGACCACGAAAGGAAACATTTGCGAAGACATCGCTTTCTACTGTTCCGCCGGCGACACAGAAGAGGAAGTCGAACGCCGAAAGCGGTTCTTTGACTTGACGGTCGAAGCGTTTCAGAAAGCGATGGACACCGGCCAGAAGGATCTAAAAGCGCAGTTCTCGCTGGGGCGAGCACTATTTCGACGCGCCAGCTTTTACACCGGCAGTGAAAAACAAGCGATTCTGGATCAGGCGGCCGATGCCTTTGACGTGCCACCCACCGACCAGCAATTCGACGAGGACCGATTTATTGCGGCCGAATGGTTGGTCTGGAAAATGCAAATCGAGCAAGCTCGCGGCAACAGCAGCGATGCGTTGCGAATGGCCGAACAGATTATGGACTTAGTCGCATCGAGCGAACTTGCCGATCATCCCGGCCGAGTCCATTTGCTATGGGGAACAATTTTGGTTCTCGGCGAGAACGCGCGGTTTTCTCAATCAATCGAAGGTCTAAAGCGTTGCGGTGATGCGGGTACAGCGTCGGAGTTTCTGCGAACGATGGGGACGCTCACCGATTTGGTGACCCGTTCGGAAGACCCAAAACTTTTCACATATGTGATCGAAACGATCGTAGGGCGACGGCCAAAACTTCCGCAATTCTCCGAAGAGTCACAGGAAGCTGTTCAGCTTTCCAAAATCTCAACACGAGCGATCTTCGAACTCAGTGAACGACTTGCGATGTCTCAGCAATCGTCGATCTCGAACACCAAGGTTGCAGACCTTCAGGACGGTGCCCGGCTGCTACTCAACCATTTGCAGCCACAATCGCAAGGTGAAACCCGGCAACTGGCGCAGCTTCTCGATGACGCGCAGCGGATCCTTTCCAATCGCAACGAACGCCAAGCGATTGAACTCGCCTATCGATTCGCGAGACTGGTCCGTGATACCGATTCGCTTTCACCGTTTTTGAAGTCTCGTGCAAACGCTATCGCCATGTATAGCTTGATGTTCTGGGAACGCTCTGCCCTTGAGTCGGTGAAAGATCTCGATACCGTCGAAGGAATGCTTCAGGTCAAAGAAAAATACCAAGACGAGTTCGACGCCGAACGCAGCGAGACTCTCATTGCCTGTTTGAAAACGTCAGCGAAGTTAGCATCGTCCCAGGATCCCAAAACAGCCGAGGCAGCTCAAAAGGCGATTGAAATGATCAAAGCAATAACGGAATAG